The nucleotide sequence TTCCGTGGTCAGCCCTTTGCCACTAGTAAACATTGTGGTGGCGGCATAACTCATCTCATTTTGGGTATTGAGCGAGAGCATCACTTTTTTATTTTTATTGTATTGTCCGCCCATAATCACCACATCATCGTGTGATCCTTCAATTAGCTGATTTGCAAGCGGTAGATAATTGGTGATAATTTGCAATTTCCGTCCACACAACACATTGCCCAACATTTGCATTGTGGAGCCGCAGGTTAGAATTAAACTTTCTCCATCTTTACATAAACGCCCAGCAGCTTCGGCAATACGTTGTTTTTCTTCAGCATTATTGGTTTTTTTAGGCTCCTTAAGTGGGCTAGAAAAAATCGCTTCTGCACCATTTCTTACTTTCTTTAATTTACCTTGCTCATCTAATTTACTGATGTCTCGCCGTGCAGTTGCAGGTGAGATATTAAGCAGTTGCATAATATCAGCGGTAGAAAGAACCTTTCTCTCTCCTAGCAACGATAATAGTTCTTTATGTCTGTAGGTTTCGTTCATTATTCCGTCCTTGTGTGCATTGCTATTCTAATCTAAGTCGTAATGAACCTTAAAGATAGAGGCGAATTAAATTCGCCTCTAAGTTGCCATTACAGCATTGATTTAAATTGAATGTTTGGCTCTTGTTCGAAGCAGTCATCAAAGCCGCGAGGGTGA is from Mannheimia varigena and encodes:
- the ulaR gene encoding HTH-type transcriptional regulator UlaR, encoding MNETYRHKELLSLLGERKVLSTADIMQLLNISPATARRDISKLDEQGKLKKVRNGAEAIFSSPLKEPKKTNNAEEKQRIAEAAGRLCKDGESLILTCGSTMQMLGNVLCGRKLQIITNYLPLANQLIEGSHDDVVIMGGQYNKNKKVMLSLNTQNEMSYAATTMFTSGKGLTTEGLFKTDMIIANAEQQMAMHAERYVVLLDSTKLGKKVGMLFKEFNKIDLLITGKEADPTIIQELKAKGLEIILA